The Triticum aestivum cultivar Chinese Spring chromosome 3A, IWGSC CS RefSeq v2.1, whole genome shotgun sequence genome includes a region encoding these proteins:
- the LOC123059140 gene encoding rapid alkalinization factor-like: MAPPLPSRAALALIVAVAALLVLVVAAELDAGSSTWAAEDYGGGAVTAMRAACRVEDEEGCGGEATLRRHLGGGGYIGYDALRRNAVPCSVRGASYYNCRPGGQANPYSRGCSSITRCRG; encoded by the coding sequence AtggcgccgccgctgccgagccGCGCCGCACTTGCGCTCATCGTCGCCGTTGCcgcgctcctcgtcctcgtcgtcgcaGCCGAGCTAGACGCGGGCAGCAGCACGTGGGCAGCGGAGGATTACGGCGGCGGCGCCGTCACCGCCATGCGGGCGGCGTGCAGGGTGGAGGACGAGGAGGGGTGCGGCGGGGAGGCGACGCTGCGGAGGCATCTGGGAGGGGGCGGCTACATCGGCTACGACGCGCTGCGGCGCAACGCCGTGCCGTGCTCGGTCCGCGGCGCGTCCTACTACAACTGCCGCCCCGGCGGGCAGGCCAACCCCTACTCCCGCGGCTGCTCCTCCATCACCCGCTGCAGAGGCTAG